In Vigna angularis cultivar LongXiaoDou No.4 chromosome 8, ASM1680809v1, whole genome shotgun sequence, one DNA window encodes the following:
- the LOC108345236 gene encoding stemmadenine O-acetyltransferase: MELSSLLKNPDLHHINHLFPCDPYNPARETLTGNMAVQFNHFTCGGFALGVCFSHKIADASTAASFLTAWASTSRGNKPILPQMEEGAQVFPPRKIEMDMIRGMMGQKSIVTKRFVFNRTNISRLKQKLGSFDFTPTSVEAVTALVWKSSLEAAKASSEEGKIPASMVSHAVNIRSRMAQTLSEHSMGNLWQQAVSPVVEAEGEVGLRDLCERVRETVRKIDGNYVSKLQGDEFYKVLESLKEARRMAAEKGVPCYSFSSWMRFGFYETDFGWGKPSYVRTIGVPIKNVVILMGTKVGDGMEAWITLTSRDMLHFEKNPELLEFLSFDSQ, encoded by the exons ATGGAACTCTCAAGCCTTCTGAAAAACCCTGACCTTCACCATATCAACCACCTTTTTCCATGCGATCCCTACAACCCTGCAAGGGAAACTCTCACTGGGAACATGGCAGTTCAGTTCAACCACTTCACGTGTGGTGGTTTTGCGCTTGGCGTCTGCTTCTCACACAAGATCGCTGATGCTTCCACAGCTGCATCCTTCCTCACTGCTTGGGCTTCAACATCAAG AGGCAACAAACCGATACTACCACAAATGGAAGAAGGCGCACAGGTTTTTCCGCCGAGGAAGATAGAAATGGACATGATTCGTGGCATGATGGGCCAAAAAAGCATTGTCACAAAGAGGTTTGTGTTCAACAGGACGAACATATCTAGACTGAAGCAGAAGCTGGGGAGCTTCGATTTCACTCCCACTAGTGTGGAAGCCGTGACAGCACTGGTATGGAAATCATCACTGGAAGCGGCGAAAGCAAGTTCAGAGGAAGGAAAAATTCCGGCATCTATGGTATCCCACGCGGTGAACATTCGCAGCAGAATGGCCCAAACGCTGTCGGAGCATTCGATGGGAAATCTGTGGCAACAGGCAGTGTCTCCGGTGGTGGAGGCGGAAGGAGAAGTGGGGCTTCGTGATTTGTGCGAGAGAGTGAGGGAAACGGTAAGAAAAATTGATGGAAATTATGTGAGTAAGCTTCAGGGTGATGAATTTTATAAGGTGCTGGAATCTTTGAAGGAAGCAAGAAGAATGGCCGCCGAAAAGGGTGTTCCGTGTTACAGCTTTAGCAGTTGGATGAGATTTGGGTTCTATGAAACGGATTTCGGATGGGGAAAACCAAGTTACGTGCGCACTATCGGAGTCCCTATAAAAAACGTGGTGATTTTGATGGGTACTAAGGTTGGTGATGGCATGGAGGCATGGATAACCTTGACTTCGCGTGACATGTTGCATTTTGAGAAAAATCCAGAACTTCTCGAGTTTCTTTCGTTTGATTCTCAATGA